A portion of the Sphingobacterium spiritivorum genome contains these proteins:
- a CDS encoding ribonuclease H-like YkuK family protein — protein MNWQKYNGEYIRIPITDAVEEIIARETRLGNKLKVYIGTDSQVKRGTIDFATVIVFLREHKGGFMFIHKDKRTHLMSIKERMLLEVQKSIEIAYHLCPLLDQYHVDLEVHADINTNPNFQSNVALKEAMGYIMGMGFVFKAKPESFASTNCANKLVQ, from the coding sequence ATGAATTGGCAAAAATACAATGGCGAATATATTCGCATTCCTATTACAGATGCCGTTGAAGAAATCATAGCCCGGGAAACGAGGCTTGGCAACAAACTCAAGGTTTACATCGGCACCGACTCTCAGGTCAAACGAGGAACCATCGACTTCGCTACCGTCATCGTCTTCCTCCGAGAGCACAAAGGCGGATTCATGTTCATTCATAAAGACAAGCGAACCCACCTCATGAGCATTAAAGAGCGGATGCTTCTTGAAGTTCAGAAATCCATAGAAATCGCCTACCACCTCTGCCCCCTCCTCGATCAATACCATGTGGATCTCGAAGTCCACGCCGACATCAACACCAATCCAAATTTCCAATCCAACGTTGCACTCAAAGAAGCCATGGGCTATATTATGGGAATGGGATTTGTGTTTAAGGCAAAACCGGAGTCCTTCGCCAGTACAAATTGTGCCAATAAACTGGTACAGTAA
- the pnuC gene encoding nicotinamide riboside transporter PnuC, with product MQDFFQQIARQFVQTSLLEWIGTITGFLCVYLAARQHILNWPVSIISVTIYAYLFYHSKLYGDAVLQIYFLGTAVYGWYYWIKRKREADKPIVSFTNRQMVQTMAIIILLTAALGTFLDYQTNSDVPYIDGFCTAVSFVAQFLMTRKVLQNWLLWVFVDICYIPLYYHKDLLLTAVLYLAFAFIAWKGYKDWKKTYLTT from the coding sequence ATGCAAGACTTTTTTCAACAAATTGCCCGGCAGTTTGTCCAGACTTCTTTACTCGAATGGATAGGCACAATTACCGGATTCCTCTGCGTCTATCTTGCTGCCAGACAACATATCCTCAACTGGCCTGTCAGCATTATCAGTGTAACTATCTACGCCTACCTTTTTTACCATAGCAAACTCTACGGAGATGCGGTATTACAGATTTATTTTCTAGGAACGGCTGTATACGGCTGGTATTACTGGATCAAAAGAAAAAGAGAAGCTGACAAACCTATTGTAAGTTTTACGAACCGTCAGATGGTACAGACAATGGCTATCATTATTCTTCTGACAGCAGCTCTCGGAACCTTCCTTGATTATCAGACCAATTCCGATGTACCTTATATAGATGGCTTTTGTACGGCCGTAAGTTTTGTAGCTCAATTCCTGATGACCAGGAAAGTACTCCAAAACTGGTTATTGTGGGTATTTGTAGACATCTGTTATATCCCGCTTTATTATCATAAGGATTTATTATTGACAGCAGTGCTGTATCTTGCTTTCGCGTTCATTGCCTGGAAAGGCTATAAAGACTGGAAAAAGACGTATTTAACTACCTGA
- a CDS encoding AAA family ATPase, whose product MANQILKKIAVVGPESTGKSTIAQAIARHFNTVCVPEYAREYCKNLKNEYTLQDEVNMYYGQIALEDSLIPLSQHHILICDTTILTVKVWCDYLFGETPDEVKNEITCREYDLYLLMDIDLPWEDDPLRDFPNEREHFLEVWKKELNSLGARYKLISGLGEDRLQNALKAIEEYVILSHT is encoded by the coding sequence ATGGCGAATCAGATTTTAAAGAAAATAGCAGTGGTAGGCCCCGAATCTACAGGAAAATCGACCATTGCACAAGCCATAGCCCGACATTTCAATACAGTATGCGTACCGGAGTATGCCCGCGAATATTGTAAAAATCTAAAAAATGAATATACGCTGCAGGATGAAGTCAATATGTATTATGGACAGATTGCTCTTGAAGACAGCCTTATTCCACTTTCTCAACATCATATCCTGATCTGCGACACTACGATCCTGACCGTCAAAGTATGGTGCGATTACCTGTTTGGAGAGACACCGGATGAAGTTAAAAATGAGATCACATGCAGAGAGTACGACCTGTACCTGCTTATGGATATAGATCTGCCCTGGGAGGATGATCCTCTGCGTGATTTTCCAAATGAACGGGAACATTTCTTGGAGGTCTGGAAAAAAGAGCTCAACAGCTTAGGAGCCAGATACAAACTTATTTCAGGATTAGGAGAAGACCGGTTGCAAAATGCATTGAAAGCGATAGAAGAATACGTAATCCTATCACATACTTAA
- the ahcY gene encoding adenosylhomocysteinase: MSSIESTYVPYKVKDISLAEWGRKEIELAEAEMPGLMSLREEFGAAKPLKGARIAGCLHMTIQTAVLIETLVELGADVTWSSCNIFSTQDHAAAAIAAAGIPVYAWKGMNTEEFDWCIEQTLYFGEDRQPLNMILDDGGDLTNMVFDKYPELISEIKGLSEETTTGVHRLYERMKNGTLHLPAINVNDSVTKSKFDNKYGCRESLVDAIRRATDLMLAGKVAVVAGYGDVGKGSAESLRSAGVRVIVTEIDPICALQAAMEGFEVKKFADAVKEANIVVTTTGNKDIVRAEHFKTMKDKTVVCNIGHFDNEIDVAWLNTNYGNTKIEIKPQVDKYTIDGTDIILLAEGRLVNLGCATGHPSFVMSNSFTNQTLAQLELWTNTAAYENKVYTLPKHLDEKVARLHLAKIGVELDTLTEDQAAYIGVTVDGPYKADAYRY, encoded by the coding sequence ATGTCATCAATAGAAAGCACGTACGTACCGTACAAAGTTAAAGATATCAGCCTTGCAGAATGGGGTCGTAAAGAGATTGAACTGGCAGAAGCTGAAATGCCGGGTTTGATGAGCTTGCGTGAGGAGTTTGGGGCTGCCAAACCACTTAAAGGAGCTCGTATTGCAGGATGTCTGCATATGACTATTCAGACAGCGGTATTAATAGAGACTTTGGTCGAGTTGGGAGCAGATGTGACCTGGTCATCCTGTAACATCTTTTCTACCCAGGATCATGCTGCGGCTGCTATTGCAGCAGCGGGTATCCCTGTGTATGCATGGAAAGGCATGAATACGGAAGAATTTGACTGGTGTATCGAACAAACCTTATATTTCGGAGAAGATCGTCAGCCCTTGAATATGATCCTGGATGATGGTGGTGACCTGACAAATATGGTTTTTGATAAATATCCTGAACTTATCAGCGAAATAAAGGGATTATCAGAAGAAACGACTACAGGTGTTCACCGTCTGTATGAGCGTATGAAAAACGGAACATTGCACCTGCCTGCAATCAATGTGAATGATTCGGTTACGAAATCCAAATTTGATAATAAATACGGTTGTCGTGAATCATTGGTAGATGCTATTCGTCGTGCAACAGATCTGATGCTGGCTGGTAAAGTTGCCGTAGTAGCTGGTTATGGAGATGTGGGTAAAGGATCTGCAGAATCTCTGCGTTCAGCGGGAGTACGCGTTATCGTAACGGAAATTGATCCGATCTGTGCACTTCAGGCTGCAATGGAAGGATTTGAGGTTAAGAAATTCGCAGATGCAGTAAAAGAAGCTAATATCGTGGTGACTACTACCGGAAATAAAGATATCGTTCGTGCTGAGCATTTCAAAACAATGAAGGATAAAACTGTAGTATGTAATATCGGACACTTTGATAATGAAATTGATGTAGCCTGGTTAAATACGAACTACGGTAATACCAAGATTGAGATCAAACCTCAGGTTGATAAATACACTATTGATGGTACTGACATTATTTTACTGGCAGAAGGTCGTTTAGTAAATCTGGGATGTGCTACAGGACACCCTTCCTTCGTGATGTCGAACTCGTTTACGAATCAGACGCTGGCCCAATTAGAATTGTGGACTAACACGGCTGCTTATGAAAATAAGGTGTATACGTTACCAAAACACCTGGATGAGAAGGTTGCACGTCTTCACCTGGCAAAAATCGGTGTGGAATTAGATACGTTAACGGAAGATCAGGCTGCCTATATCGGGGTTACGGTTGACGGCCCTTATAAAGCGGACGCTTATCGATACTAA
- a CDS encoding BrxA/BrxB family bacilliredoxin has protein sequence MYPEYLVEPMRKELTDAGFQELKTIAEVDSAIPSEGTVFVVVNSVCGCAAANARPAAKAAVKNEKHPDKLVTVFAGMEKDAVDKAREYMLPYPPSSPAMALFKDGKLVHMIERHMIEGRPAQMIADNLVAAFDEYC, from the coding sequence ATGTATCCAGAATATTTAGTTGAACCCATGCGTAAGGAGCTTACGGATGCTGGTTTCCAGGAGTTAAAGACCATTGCAGAAGTAGATTCAGCAATTCCTTCTGAAGGAACTGTTTTTGTAGTTGTAAACTCCGTATGTGGTTGTGCTGCTGCAAATGCAAGACCTGCTGCTAAAGCTGCTGTAAAAAATGAAAAACATCCTGACAAACTGGTCACTGTATTTGCAGGTATGGAAAAAGATGCTGTAGATAAAGCACGTGAATACATGTTGCCTTACCCGCCGTCTTCACCGGCAATGGCTCTTTTCAAAGACGGTAAATTGGTGCACATGATTGAAAGACATATGATCGAAGGTCGCCCGGCACAAATGATTGCAGACAATCTGGTTGCTGCATTTGACGAGTACTGCTAG